The following are encoded in a window of Primulina huaijiensis isolate GDHJ02 unplaced genomic scaffold, ASM1229523v2 scaffold3245, whole genome shotgun sequence genomic DNA:
- the LOC140968162 gene encoding uncharacterized protein — protein sequence MGKTEDEQTLPSTELDAQGTNPSEGYCNWCCLSCRRVKKLVTFRCILVLVLCVAVLLSAVFWLPFFHYGYQKDLDLNYEGHDIVASFMLKKAASFLEDYITLLEDDIFDEMSFPTTKVEIISLESSAGSDLTKVVFAVESDVTTQSLIKDSFVYLIIRQSFLNLTNASLFGEPFSFEVLKFRGGITVSPEQKAFLMQRVQILFNFTLNFSMDQILSEFDELSSQLKSGLQLDPYENLYIKLTNLKGSSVAPPTTVQSQVLLAVGVNPSNSRLKQLAQTITSSHKKNLGLNNTVFGRVKQVQLSSTLQHSLGGDGSVSSPSPSPSPSLPPMSQSHHRHHHVASLAPIMSPSQPPANRGSVNRKKSRTSTSVPVPAPAPGKNLASNPPSCHFGYNNRSPRKRDEHYHLTPSSPPIHAPNPALSLPKQNDPLTPKSSQVSAPSPSPNVAYVHSLPPSKIDLHARPPDVMPLVSPLPEPSSAAIFSFNMWVLPLFILPALHL from the exons ATGGGGAAGACGGAGGATGAGCAGACTTTGCCAAGTACAGAGCTTGATGCTCAGGGTACAAACCCAAGTGAAGGGTACTGTAATTGGTGCTGTTTGAGTTGTAGGAGGGTTAAAAAGTTGGTGACTTTCAGATGTATTCTTGTTTTGGTGCTTTGTGTTGCGGTTCTTTTGTCTGCTGTCTTTTGGCTTCCATTTTTCCATTATGGATATCAGAAGGATCTGGATCTGAACTATGAAG GTCATGACATAGTTGCAAGTTTTATGCTTAAGAAGGCTGCGTCTTTTCTCGAGGACTATATTACACTACTCGAGGATGATATTTTTGATGAGATGAGCTTTCCCACCACTAAA GTAGAAATAATATCATTAGAATCATCTGCAGGGTCAGACTTAACAAAGGTTGTGTTTGCTGTTGAATCTGATGTGACTACCCAAAGTTTAATTAAAGACTCTtttgtgtatttaattataCGGCAATCGTTCCTTAATTTGACAAATGCATCTTTGTTCGGGGAACCTTTTTCTTTCGAGGTGCTCAAATTCAGAGGTGGGATAACTGTGAGTCCTGAACAGAAGGCATTTCTTATGCAAAGAGTTCAGATTCTGTTCAACTTCACCTTGAATTTCTCCATGGATCAAATACTTAGTGAGTTCGATGAACTTAGTAGCCAATTGAAGAGTGGCTTGCAACTGGATCCATATGAG AACTTGTATATCAAGCTGACTAATCTTAAAGGTTCATCAGTAGCTCCACCCACTACAGTCCAATCACAAGTTCTCCTTGCTGTTGGTGTTAATCCCTCAAACTCAAGGTTAAAGCAGTTGGCTCAAACTATTACCAGTTCACATAAGAAAAACCTTGGCCTGAATAACACAGTATTTGGTCGTGTTAAGCAAGTTCAACTTTCATCCACATTGCAGCATTCCCTTGGCGGTGATGGAAGTGTTTCATCGCCATCCCCTTCTCCATCTCCGTCTCTGCCTCCTATGTCACAATCCCACCACCGCCACCACCATGTTGCCAGTCTTGCTCCTATTATGTCACCGTCACAGCCTCCGGCGAACAGGGGATCTGTAAATAGGAAAAAATCACGGACTTCTACATCTGTTCCTGTACCTGCACCTGCACCAGGAAAGAATTTAGCATCCAATCCTCCGTCTTGTCATTTCGGTTACAATAATAGGTCTCCCCGGAAACGCGATGAACATTATCATTTGACTCCTTCCTCACCACCAATTCATGCACCGAATCCTGCTCTATCACTGCCAAAACAGAATGATCCTTTGACTCCTAAAAGTTCTCAAGTTTCTGCCCCAAGCCCATCGCCAAATGTTGCTTATGTTCATAGTCTGCCCCCATCGAAGATTGATCTGCATGCAAGACCTCCAGATGTAATGCCATTAGTTTCACCCTTGCCTGAACCAT CTTCT
- the LOC140968074 gene encoding nascent polypeptide-associated complex subunit alpha-like protein encodes MTQSQEELLAAHLEQHKIEDEGPLIEDEDDDEEDDEGDEDDVEGLEDAGGKSKQSRSEKKSRKAMLKLGMKSIPGVSRVTVKKSKNILFVISKPDVFKSPNSDTYVIFGEAKIEDLSSQLQTQAAEQFKASNISNMIPKSEPTTTCQDDEDVDETGVEPKDVELVMTQAGVSRARAVKSLKDADGDIVSAIMELTN; translated from the exons ATGACTCAATCTCAGGAAGAATTGTTGGCTGCCCATCTCGAGCAACACAAGATTGAA GATGAGGGGCCTTTaatagaagatgaagatgatgacGAGGAAGATGATGAAGGGGATGAAGATGATGTAGAAG GACTAGAAGATGCTGGTGGTAAGTCGAAGCAGAGCCGTAGTGAGAAGAAGAGCCGCAAGGCAATGCTAAAGCTGGGAATGAAGTCTATTCCTGGTGTTAGCCGAGTCACTGTTAAGAAGAGCAAGAAT ATCTTATTTGTCATCTCAAAGCCAGATGTTTTCAAAAGCCCAAATTCGGACACGTATGTAATATTTGGCGAGGCTAAAATCGAGGATTTAAGTTCACAGTTGCAGACTCAAGCCGCAGAGCAGTTCAAGGCTTCTAATATCAGCAATATGATACCTAAGAGTGAGCCAACAACTACATGTCAGGATGATGAGGATGTAGATGAAACTGGAGTAGAACCGAAGGACGTAGAGCTTGTGATGACTCAAGCTGGGGTTTCTAGAGCCAGAGCAGTGAAATCTCTCAAGGACGCAGATGGAGATATCGTCTCGGCCATTATGGAACTCACAAACTAG
- the LOC140968075 gene encoding probable E3 ubiquitin-protein ligase RHC1A produces MSSERATHWCHSCGEPVTLGRQMVACPNCNEGFIQEFDDTLSMSAEEHTQRPRFLETISNFLRQQMSLRGSISNIRGITERGSQNATPWNTVLVFSGDMPVRMPGSGGVLEFLNEAIGFRRDNGGDYYIGPGVDEYLEHVTQDYQRPPPPASSSVIAALPTVKISKKHVRSDSMCAVCKETFELGCQARKLPCKHIYHPDCIVPWLEQRSSCPVCRQELNGRNSSSHNRSRSQGSSSRDDRSGNRGRGRRWSFLWPFGSSRSNSRLNETAEPSPVPYHQDDNHTGYSDWPFEY; encoded by the coding sequence ATGTCAAGTGAGAGGGCAACCCATTGGTGTCATAGTTGTGGGGAACCAGTGACCCTGGGAAGACAAATGGTTGCGTGTCCCAACTGTAATGAAGGTTTTATTCAAGAATTTGATGACACATTAAGCATGTCTGCTGAAGAACACACCCAAAGACCAAGATTCTTGGAAACCATCTCGAATTTTCTCAGGCAGCAGATGTCTTTGAGAGGCAGCATATCTAATATCCGAGGGATAACTGAGAGGGGCTCTCAAAATGCTACTCCATGGAACACGGTCCTAGTTTTCAGCGGTGACATGCCAGTCAGAATGCCTGGCAGTGGTGGAGTTCTGGAGTTTCTTAACGAAGCTATTGGATTCAGACGAGACAATGGAGGCGATTACTATATTGGACCGGGAGTGGACGAATATTTAGAACATGTCACACAAGATTATCAACGTCCCCCTCCCCCAGCTTCAAGCTCTGTGATCGCGGCCCTACCAACAGTCAAGATTTCAAAAAAGCATGTTCGTTCAGATTCAATGTGTGCCGTTTGTAAAGAGACATTTGAACTGGGTTGTCAGGCAAGAAAACTTCCCTGCAAACATATATATCACCCAGATTGTATTGTGCCATGGTTAGAACAACGCAGTTCTTGTCCTGTTTGTCGCCAGGAGCTTAATGGTCGAAACTCGAGCTCGCATAACAGAAGCAGGAGCCAGGGTTCTAGCAGCAGAGATGACCGAAGTGGCAATCGAGGAAGGGGAAGGCGTTGGTCTTTCTTGTGGCCATTTGGTTCGTCGCGTTCCAATTCGCGCCTAAATGAAACGGCTGAACCAAGTCCAGTTCCATATCATCAAGATGACAACCATACAGGGTACTCTGATTGGCCTTTCGAATATTGA